The following are from one region of the Vitis riparia cultivar Riparia Gloire de Montpellier isolate 1030 chromosome 14, EGFV_Vit.rip_1.0, whole genome shotgun sequence genome:
- the LOC117929552 gene encoding uncharacterized protein LOC117929552, which translates to MAFDACDFSALSPTMGCSGIELLEADAFDLRCFQSLTCVSRIINGSDMSATFYTHDMRHTRSLTLAKLHSGVNLVFQKKATASPPLPILTDQACKPHTRKPPLVVPRGM; encoded by the exons ATGGCATTCGATGCATGCGATTTCTCAGCATTATCGCCGACTATGGGTTGCTCAGGGATCGAACTCCTTGAAGCGGATGCATTCGATCTCCGTTGCTTCCAATCACTCACTT gCGTTTCACGCATAATCAACGGTTCAGATATGTCGGCAACTTTCTACACCCACGATATGCGACACACCAGATCCCTCACTCTCGCGAAGCTTCATTCAGGGGTAAATTTGGTGTTTCAGAAAAAGGCCACCGCTTCACCGCCGCTCCCTATCCTCACCGACCAGGCGTGTAAACCCCATACACGAAAGCCGCCGCTTGTCGTGCCACGAGGCATGTGA
- the LOC117929550 gene encoding galactinol synthase 2-like: MAPTLASATGLAKAASISSRAYVTFLAGNGDYVKGVVGLAKGLRKVKTAYPLVVAVLPDVPAEHRRILEDQGCVVREIEPVNPPDNQTQFAMAYYVINYSKLRIWEFVEYSKMIYLDGDIQVFGNIDHLFDLDDGYFYAVMDCFCEKTWSKSPQYKIGYCQQCPEKVKWPAEMGPAPPLYFNAGMFVFEPCLSVYDDLLTTLKITTPTSFAEQDYLNMFFRDIYRPIPPTYNLVLAMLWRHPENIDLQRTNVVHYCAAGSKPWRYTGKEENMEREDIKMLVKKWWDIYNDESLDYRNSSADGKPFTVALSEAGVVHYIAAPSAA; encoded by the exons ATGGCTCCTACTTTGGCTTCTGCAACTGGTTTGGCCAAGGCTGCCAGCATTTCCAGCCGGGCATATGTGACGTTCTTGGCCGGAAACGGCGACTACGTGAAGGGCGTGGTGGGGCTGGCCAAGGGGCTGAGAAAGGTGAAAACCGCATACCCACTTGTGGTGGCGGTACTGCCGGACGTCCCGGCGGAGCACCGCCGCATTCTGGAGGACCAGGGCTGCGTCGTCAGGGAGATCGAGCCGGTCAACCCGCCGGACAACCAGACCCAGTTCGCCATGGCCTACTACGTCATCAACTACTCCAAACTCCGCATCTGGGAG tttGTGGAATACAGTAAGATGATATACTTGGACGGAGACATACAGGTGTTTGGTAACATAGACCATTTGTTTGATTTGGATGATGGGTATTTCTATGCTGTGATGGACTGTTTCTGTGAGAAGACGTGGAGCAAGTCGCCGCAGTACAAGATTGGGTACTGCCAGCAGTGCCCGGAGAAGGTGAAGTGGCCGGCGGAGATGGGTCCAGCACCCCCTCTCTACTTCAATGCCGGCATGTTTGTGTTTGAGCCTTGCCTCTCCGTCTATGATGATCTCCTTACCACTCTCAAGATCACAACTCCTACCTCCTTTGCCGAGCAG GACTATTTGAATATGTTCTTCAGGGACATCTACAGGCCCATTCCACCCACCTACAACCTTGTTTTAGCCATGCTATGGCGCCACCCAGAGAACATTGACCTTCAAAGAACCAATGTTGTTCACTATTGTGCTGCT GGTTCAAAGCCATGGAGGTATACTGGGAAGGAGGAGAACATGGAGAGGGAGGATATAAAGATGTTGGTGAAGAAGTGGTGGGATATATACAATGATGAGAGCTTGGATTACAGGAACTCATCTGCAGACGGAAAGCCATTCACGGTGGCGCTTTCAGAGGCCGGCGTAGTCCACTACATTGCCGCCCCATCGGCTGCCTAG
- the LOC117929665 gene encoding galactinol synthase 2-like, with product MAPTLASATGLAKAASISSRAYVTFLAGNGDYVKGVVGLAKGLRKVKTAYPLVVAVLPDVPAEHRRILEDQGCVVREIEPVNPPENQTQFAMAYYVINYSKLRIWEFVEYSKMIYLDGDIQVFRNIDHLFDLDDGHFYAVMDCFCEKTWSNSPQYKIGYCQQCPEKVQWPAEMGPAPPLYFNAGMFVFEPCLSVYDDLLTTLKITTPTSFAEQDYLNMFFRDIYKPIPPTYNLVLAMLWRHPENIDLQRTNVVHYCAAGSKPWRYTGKEENMDREDIKMLVKKWWDIYNDESLDYRNSSANGQPFTAALSVHRYITASSAA from the exons ATGGCTCCTACTTTGGCCTCTGCAACTGGTTTAGCCAAGGCTGCCAGCATTTCCAGCCGGGCATATGTAACTTTCTTGGCCGGTAACGGCGACTACGTGAAGGGCGTGGTGGGGCTGGCCAAGGGGCTGAGAAAGGTGAAAACCGCCTACCCACTTGTGGTGGCGGTACTGCCGGACGTCCCGGCGGAGCACCGCCGCATTCTGGAGGACCAGGGCTGCGTCGTCAGGGAGATCGAGCCGGTCAACCCGCCAGAGAACCAGACCCAGTTCGCCATGGCCTACTACGTCATCAACTACTCCAAACTCCGCATCTGGGAG tttGTGGAGTACAGTAAGATGATATACTTGGACGGAGACATACAGGTGTTTCGTAACATAGACCATTTGTTTGATTTGGATGATGGGCATTTCTATGCTGTGATGGACTGTTTCTGTGAGAAGACGTGGAGCAACTCGCCGCAGTACAAGATTGGGTACTGCCAGCAGTGCCCGGAGAAGGTGCAGTGGCCGGCGGAGATGGGTCCAGCACCCCCTCTCTACTTCAACGCCGGCATGTTTGTGTTTGAGCCTTGCCTCTCCGTCTATGATGATCTCCTTACCACTCTCAAGATCACAACTCCTACCTCCTTTGCCGAGCAG GACTATTTGAATATGTTCTTCAGGGACATCTACAAGCCCATTCCACCCACCTACAACCTTGTTTTAGCCATGCTATGGCGCCACCCAGAGAACATTGACCTTCAAAGAACCAATGTTGTTCACTATTGTGCTGCT GGTTCAAAGCCATGGAGGTATACTGGGAAGGAGGAGAACATGGACAGGGAAGATATAAAGATGTTGGTGAAGAAGTGGTGGGATATATACAATGATGAGAGCTTGGACTACAGGAACTCATCGGCAAATGGACAGCCTTTCACGGCGGCGCTTTCAGTCCACCGCTACATTACCGCCTCATCGGCTGCCTAG